From the Anopheles merus strain MAF chromosome 2L, AmerM5.1, whole genome shotgun sequence genome, the window TGTAATACTTTTGTGGTACATGAGTACATTAAGTATATTTCGAACATCGATATGAACAAACACAGCTTTAATAATTTCGTTAATTGGTCAATTATTACCACCATGAAGGTCTAGTCACCAAAGCTCAGCGCTACTAAGGCTTTGTCACACGTGTGTCCATCCAATTTACCGAGCCATTTTGTTTAACTTTACTGTATTTTACATTAATCCGCCGTATAGATGAGTTGGCGAATATTGTCTGCTCACCATTACAATGAAATATAATAGATAAAATAGAGGccatcaaaaacaaatttacgaaaatAATGTATTATTGACTAGCCTGGTCCAATGTTGTGGAGCGCCCATCATACAATGTTAGGTGTTTATTATTTGGAAACGCTGCAGCAAAGGAGGAGAACGGCTCAGTGTATATTTTTCCATAAGGAGATTGCTGGACTAGCCGTACGCCTCGTCTCTCCTATCTAGGATTAATTTCACTGATACTAAAAGAATGTTGAGGCCTaggatttttttaacttcACATTTTCGATCCACAGTCTTCGGCACTAATGACCCGATGATaagaataataaattattctaATTCATCTAGTAACCAAATAGACTGGAATATGGCAATGAAACAGGTTAGACATTTTTGAAGATTTTATTTCCGTTAGCAATGTTCTTATTTTtcgttaatttattttctttttttatttgcgtgGTAAATTGTTGGGCTTTGTTCTGGGCTTTGATGTGTCAAAGTAATGGTCGATGAAGATTCAAAATTTATGTGGTAAGTAGCCAGTAGTGTGCCAGATGAcctataatttaaataaataaatatatcaatCAATTGGTCAATAAAGTTTTATTACGTCTTtagaacaaataaaataaagagtatttttaatacaaattgaaaaataaattaaaagaagaaataaaacttTTCTAGAAGTAACAGTCGTACaggtttttaaataatttaataccATGACAGAAATCTAATTAGATCATATCagaaaacgtcaaaacaacacattttggTTGAGTACAATCTTTGAGTAAAAATAACATTACAATGTTTTTGAATGATACTTATCTTCAACaagtaatacaaaaaaattcaatatggatgcaaaaagaaaacgaaaaacaacataaaatgtGCCCTTTTATACCATTGTAGCAGTAGCTGGTTGATGCTGCTCCTTCGCTTAAGCAAACAATTGCTTTCTTCTTGCTGCTTAATCTGCGCCCCCAATTgcaacaaacgaaacaaatgctTCACAATCAAACTGACCACCCGAGTTGCAGCAGTGGCAACAAAAGCCTCGCAACCACACCCACCACTGAGAGcggcaaaagcaaacacattgcCCGGGATCGAATGGAATTGCTCCGGTGCGAGGCAGTAGAAAAGACAGGAAGTGAGTGCGATAACACATgagtaatttattttcctgTATTGAACCCAAAGACCAGCGGGTGGTGTAGTGCACAGAAAAGCACCAAACCAGTCGTTGCATCACTCGCTCACCCGGCAAATGccggccagccagccagctggAGGTGGATGAAGATTTGTCTTAAACTCGACAACCCGGAAGTCCAGTACCGTTGTATGTGACAGAATGGATATTAAACTGATTCCGTATCGGACGGTACATCCGTGTGCGTgagtgtctctctctctgtgtgtttatCTTCAATCTACCCTTCGCAAATGCAATCGTTTCTGTGTTGTTGCCATTGCGGCGAAACACCGATAGCAGAGCGTCCAAGAAGTCCGTTTCCGGTTCTTTTGGCACcttggcctttttttttgctggttggtcaccatcccccccccccctcggtAAGCCAATATATTGGCAACAGAAATCCTAAACCCCGACAAACGACAAAAGTACAAACGAACGTACAACGGCACCCGACAACCAACCCGGTTGGTGATGAAAGGAGCAAGCTTTGGagagggaaacaaaaaaaagcgataAGAAAATTGGGATAGCCGGGTGTGAGAGAAAGACGAAAAGAGGGATTTTATAAGGCAGCAAAAGCCGCCAGCCGGGTTGAAAGAAACCAGTGCGCCATAGCAATTAATTTCACGGTTCGTGACATTTAAAAGCAAGCTAGCTTCGGGATTTATGCTAAATGAAAGGTGAAGGTGCTAACGTACCGAGCGAAACAAGCCGTACAGGCGACCGATGATGGGGCGCATGGTGGAGGTGgcgctggaagggtgatgagAAAAACTTTCTGCAAGCAGGCGGTTGTGTGCACCGTGTCTGCCATGGTAACGTGCATGGTTTGTGGGGGGGGGCTGATGTTTAAATACTCTGCACACTCTGTGTCgttgaaatttcaaatttgtCAAGTGTATTAAAAccagagagagaaggaaagaaaaaaggattATTTGATACTTTTTTCCTGAAAAAATAATTGAGTTTGATTACTGTTTAATTACCAAAACGCACATGGCGAGATTGTTTCAGTACGCCGAAATAttccaaataataaaatacattttatagaTTTTTAATGATTCCAAAAACTCAAACAAAGGAACCCAATCCTTCCTTTACAGCTACAACCAGCCTCTCGATTAAAGTCGTCCATGTGCTGCATTTTTCCATCACTTAAAACAcgatttttaaacaaatcacATTATCACCTCACCACCCACCGGTGTCGATCGCCGTATTGCCGCCCAAAAACACACCGTTCCCAATCTGCCACCGACAGTGATTGGGACAAGCTGTTGCGGAAAAACTTCATTATTTTGGTGCACAAACTTTACGCTGAATTGAGCCCGAACAGAGCCGAAAATCGTTTGCGTCCTCGAGCGAAAAGGAAATGCAAAACGGGTTAAAGTTTTGCGGCGGGGCTGTTTGCTGGTGCCGGAAGCACTGAGACGAGTAGTCAGATTCCAATTTTTCTGTCCCGTAAAAACTCGacaccatgtgtgtgtgtgtgttgcgtttgGTGTGGGGAGAGGGGGAGGTTTACGGAAAGTCACGTAAGCTTCACGAAAATCCCAAAATTCGTCCCTCGATTGGGCGAAAGTTTGCTGCCATGTTTTTATAGGCTCATTTCCGCTTTCGCTGCTGCCGGTTTGTCATGCCTGAGCCCTGATGTTGGCGAGTTTTTCCCGAGCGCCAGCGTCATATGAACGGACATTTCCGCaagataaattaaattgatgttttGGGTAAATAGTGGCGACCGGTTGGGCTGGAACGCTTGTTGTGCGTTAAGCGAAAACTATTTATTTTAGTTAAAGCTAATCATGAATTTATGGCCACTAAGGCTGGAGCGGAACTTGGTCTAGGACCATTCACGGAAAAGAACTAATTTGTTATATTTTCATGGTTTGTGTCATGACTTGTGCTATTTCTTTTTCTCCGTACAACAGATTTTTTATCTCCAAACGTATTAAAACGATGAAAATTTGAACTATTTTGGCTTAAATGTTGATTAAAATGATTTGAAGTTAATTTATTCTACATCAATAATATAAAGACTCTCTTAGAACGTTCTTGAAATGCTATAATTTCTAAGCTACGATCAATTTAATGTACAAAAGCATGTCTGAACCCCTCTCGAGCAGAAGGGCCTTTTTCTTCTCCAGGTTCTTCAGATAGGTTGAGATCTACcataggaaaaataaaattattcgaACGAAATTAATTCACTTCCCATTGTACTTAATCTTCAACAAAAGCAATACAAACCATCTAACCCATCGTTGGGCTTCAATTACTTGGACGTTGTCTAATCAGTTGCTTCAGTTTCGTTGTTCCGCACGATTGTGACCTCGGCCTCGTTCCCGTGTAGCGTATATCGCGAAACACACGCTCCTCGGGATGCGTCACCGTGTGAATGCCGCCTGTATATCGACCACCACCCAGTCCCCCAGCATCCTTCTCTCTTGGTATCAGGCAGCAGCAACTTTTCCGTTTCAGTGGTTTCAGTTTTGGAACAAACGATGCCATTTGTACGAATTTTAAAACCACTTTTTTACTTCAATTTGGGACGGATGGAGAAAAATTTACAaacgtttgtgttgtgttaaaCGATAGACTGCTGCTTTTCAAATGAATGCTTCGATTGTTCTTGCTTGTGTGTTGGATTCTGCGCCTACTTCTCTTCCTAGCTGTCGTTGGCCGAACTTTCTCCCTGCATCGTTCGATTGAACTGTACATTCACCTGCCGGAAGACACGTTCGTCCGGCTTTACGACCGTGTAGGAACCGCCACAGGTACGCGACCAGCGAGCGCCCGGTTTCAGCCGAGCTGCAGCGTCCGATTCTTCCAACCTTCGGGCGATCATTGCCAGCTTGGCGCTGGTGCGCGGTGCTAGATAGCGTCCATCGCGTTTCCGCTGCCCAACGTTATTTGTGTCACAGGAAAGGCAGCTCAAATTTTCACTCGCCGGTTGGGTCGTGCCGGCCGATTCTGCTATGCGACCCTGAGAGCAGGATCTCGAGGGAGTAATGGAACCTTTCCGTGAGCTGACACCACCGTCAGTCTGGAGACTTTTCTTGCTGCTAGTCATAAGCTCGCCTTCTCGTAGCTTTTCCTCGAGCAGAGCTTCGATTCGCAGTGGCAGTTGATCGCGATGACTTAAGAGCAGCTCCATCTGTCGTTGCAGTTCATCCAGTTTGTCGGTAAACTCGGACAGCTTGTCGATTTGGTCCGCCGTGCACGTGGTTTGCTGCACGGATGGGGTTGATGTTGTCTCCTCCACGCTGTTCTGCTTGCTCTCCACAACCTGTTGGAACTGTTGGAATTCGTTCGATAAGCGTTCGAGCTTTTGGTAGAATAGCTGTTCTATTTTCTCCAGCCGCTGTTTAAGATCGCCTATCACAGCGAGCAGTTTAGTTTCTTGCTCTTGGAATTGAGACGCTTGTGCATCGATTTCCTCTAGAAGTGCTTCGGAGGTGACTCCTTTCGGGGCGGTTTCCTTCGGTGAAGTGTCTTCTTCTTGAGGCTCACAGACAAGGGCCACACCACATTGTATTACTGCTGTCGGTTGCTCTTGACCTTCCTCTTCTACCGGCTCTTCTGGTTCTTTAAAATCGGTAATGGCATCCTCAAGAAGTTGAAACCGATCATCATTTGTTGTTCGAGCGTCTTCAATTTCTTGTGAAATCTTGCACATACCTTCGACCAAGTACTTTAGCAGTCGGTTCAATTCGGTACAGTTGATCACTCCGTCCGGCAGTGCAATGGCCTCATCCACCAATGCTTCTAGATCGCTTGGAGTTGGATCAACCATCTTACCAAGCTTTCTGCCAGGACGGCAAATGTGGAGTTAAAAAAACTCGAAAACACGAAATTACacttattaatttttaattccaCAAGAAGCACATACACAGCCAAAGTCAATCGAAAACAAAGTGCCAAACTCGTAGCTCCACGATCAGAGCATACTAGACTGGGGAATGTTTATCCGGTGAGCTAAATTGCTTCACCGCCAACTGAGAACCTGAGCATTCCGCTAGCAGAACCTCGTCGAGGCTTTCAGATTCGATGGTCCCACAACCACGACCGACGGTGGCCTACCGGACACACAGCAATGTTTCCTAGCAACTGCACTTCCTCCCATACCACCACGACCACCCCCAATCCGTAAGCTGGACGCTTTCGAGTTTTGTCCCCGCCGTCCACCACCCTTGCCCAGCGAAACGTTCGATTGTGATTTTGGTAGGCGCGTTTCGATTTTCGCAATTTTTTGCTGCATCACTTTCAGCATCGTTTGCACGGCCTGCAGCTTCTGAAGGATGATTTCATGCTCCTTATCGGCATCCTTTCCACCCTTTGCTCCCGCCTTGGTTTTGGAAGTGCTGGACCGGGCGGACAGTTTCCCAGTTTTGCTGGTGGATTTTTTCAACGACCGTCCATCGATCGTTACACGGCTggccgaacagcagcagcggcacggaCCTCCgccagcgccgggctgaatgaGGGCCGTGAGTTGCTGAAGCAATCGGCGCAACGCACCACAGTTGATGGCAGCTCCGGAGGTGACAAACACATCATCGATGAGCTTGTTGATTTCGGTGCTGGGTGCTGCGGTTGGGGCCGGTTTTAAGGGCGCGGGCATTTCAATCGGCTGGACACGGTTCAATTTCGGGACACTGCGGAAATTAATGAATGAAAACAATCAACAGCTCTCTGTCAACATTGCAAGAATTAAAATCTGTTCCCGGTTACTAACCAACCGGTGGCAGTAGAATCCAGGGCTACTGGATCAGATGATGCTCCAAGTTAGCCAGAGACTGTGAGCTTCGAAGAGTGTTTGGGTTATTTATTGATGTTCATTAACCAAAGTTGTTAGTCGTCCGAAGATATTGAGAGACCTTAGCGCTTCTCGAATATACGCATTTTCGATAAGAAAGGAGTCCAAAGTCAACGAGTTCTTATACTACAATATGAATCTAAGTAAATTGATAAAGCGATTTCCTGGAGTGTGGAGTGGTCCTATGGTACAGTTGTCATCTCGCAGATCTTAACAGCATGACGATCCGTCGCAGGTTCAAACCTCATTTGGACCGTCCACGGTAGTCCCCCGACAGACTATCGTTTGTGTAGTACTTACTAAGTCTTGAAATCATTTATAGGCCAGCAAGAACACGTAAGTCGTTACAAccaaataagtaaaagaatAAATAGGTAGCTAGTAAAAGTTTAACTTGCACATCAACTGGTTCCACAGTTGTTTTCATTCGTAAAGCGGTATCAGAAAAGATTTTTCATCCATATTATTGATGTAAATCTTCCAGTTCTGTTGTAGtaattttgaattcaaattaGAACTTCAGAGCTGTTCAATTACTAATAAGCAAATGTTCTAACTGGAAGTTTTAAGAGCTAGATCCACCTCGTAATGTTATAatttttagaagaaaaaaatctgaatTCAACCTGCGGGATAAACCGTTCTCGTTCATTTCAAACTAGCAGCAGACATTGCCTTAAAATTGATATATATTCCAGGATATTAACGATTAACCACATAAAATAGCttgaaaaataaaagtttCATAGTCGTAATTGGTAGAATATTAAATGATGAAATGCATTAAGCTAATATTTCTTATGAAACAGTcacatattttatataaataatgACCAACGAACTATAGGGAAACCTTCTCTTGCACTAAGTATTCTCATATTTTCTGTGAAAGGTTACtctttttcagtttttttgtaatcTAGCTCTACGCAAAGTTTGAATGTATGTAGATTTTCTTTACAaatctgctgatgctgatgggGTGATCAATCTGTCATCGAAGATATTGGAGAGAGCTTAGGATATTGATATGGCATCCTTTCCCGCCTCTCCAACCGGCAGAGCTGATACGATTGGCTCCTCGGTGAAACCTTACTCCCAAGCAAAATATTGCTTCTCACAACCACTTCGCACGGGCGGGGCACGTCTGGTTGTGCAAAAACCACCTTACCATCATCGTCGTTAGCCTTATGTGTTGAGTTTTGTACTCTAGCAACTTTTCCCTCTACCTTCCCGGATGTTCCCTTGCAAGATGTGTACGGAAGCGAACCGTCGATGCATCTCTGGTCAGTGCGCCACGGGCACCGGGCGATACCGAAGTGAAGACGGGTTTGCGCGTCCACAGCTGCCCGATGTACGCTCGAGAAGCGTCCCGTCCCGTACCAGCTGCGATAATCTTCTTACGTGTTGCCGTGCTTGATTTTCCGGAAAATAGAATCACACTAGACCGCACCGGGGATGGGCAAAGTCTTGAAGACTTTATTTTGCTTTCCGTTCGGTTGCTGGGGTGCACGCGCGTGATGCAGGCGACGACGTGCCTCGGGCGCTAAGCGTACCATACCGTAACGATCTTTTCCGGTGGATTGGAGTGGAAAGTCTATTGCCGATTGGAGTTTTCCCAGGACGCCGGGCGCACACGGGCGCTGCTTTTGCTCAGGTGCCACgggaatcatcatcatcatccacccATTGGCCATTTGCCAGGATCATTCGCCCGAGATGAACTGAAGAACTAAtcaatttattattaaatctCACTTTTCTTCCCAGACGCGCTCGCTCGGTCTATGGTCGCCGCTCTTGCATGCACATTGCCCGAGGTTCGGGTTCTTTAGGGGGGTTTTGGGACCGTGACAGTGCGGGAggacagaagcagcagcagcagcagcagcagccgattATGGAAAAGGCAAAGGTGCGTGGAATCAACTCCCGTACGCAGAAATGATAAGTCGGCCATTGGACAGATATGATAATCAATGCTAAATGGAAACGGGCGTGCGGTTGCTCGCAAGATACGCGTGTTTGTATATGGTCGTGTGAGAGGATATCCCATGTGCATGCTGGACCCTGATTGGAAAAGAGATTATTGTGCGGTGATGTGTAATTGTACAATACCGTCGGCACGAGCGAGACGAGCAGGTTTGCGCCATGGCGCCACAGATCATAGGTAGCGTGTGTTCTTAATTGGTGTTGTACGGCGATACTTGACTTGGGCATTCTCGCTTGCGGACGAGTGATCGACTGGGGATTAACACAGAGGAGGCCATGATTCGGAGCAAGAGTTTAATTAGTTTTGCCCGGTTTATGATaccatgtgtgcgtgtgtgtgtgtgtgtggatgacGCAATAGGCGGATTGAATGAAAGGGAGATGCAGTGCTTGTATGAGGTGATGCTCTGTGATTTGGGATATATGAAAAGCACTCGATTTTGATTTAATGAGCAAGACAAGTGCTTTAATCTTAGACGCTATTATCAAGCATATTACTTATTGCATATTTTTGGGAAATGAGTTAGTATTATTTGTGCCGTTCTTTATGAATGTGTACTCACATGTTGTGTATTAAGATGGATATTCTAGAGGATTGTAATTCATAATTGACATATTGTCTCAACATAAGACCTCAATCGATATTCTTCATCTATAGAACGCATTTCGCATTGAGTATCACATCTGTCCAATAGCCGACTCATCATTTCTGCGTACCAGAACCTCATCTTCAATTGCATAGGTTCAGAATGAAAGTATTGTTAGGAATAATTGGCAATTCTGCAATTGATTTTACTTGATGcaagtaaataaaacaataaaaacactcCAGTTGTCCAATAAATTCAACCACTTTTCGTATATTGGGAGATCAGCGTTGAAAGAAAATTGGTTAAAAATCAAACTGTCTTATACCAAAAGATTTGTGGAATCGTAAAGTCGTATAATCAAAGAGTTGAAGATTCGTATAATCTTAAAATCGAAGTATTACAGAGTCCAAGAGAGTTGAAGTGTAGTAGATTAGTAGAGCCCATGAATTGTACACTAGGATAGGTTGTTAAGTCAGAAAACCATAGAGCTGTAAAATTTAAGAGTCCATTGCGAAGAGTCAACGAGCGGAAGATTCAATCAGAATGAAGAGTCGCAATTGTTTTGAGTTTATATCGTGATCTAAACGTAATAGATTACAGACAGCTTATCAAAGTTTTATAACATGGTAAATAAGGATCCAAACCTTTTCTAAACAAAGCCTCTCATAAGCTTGTCTACCTTGTTTTACTACCGTTGCAGCTGCTAGTCACAGGTATTTAAAGCCAAATGTGTCTATTTCAGGCACGCATCAGCAACAGTTCTTTAATTTAATAAGAATTTAGAGCAAGGTTATATAAAAACAAAGCCCAAGCAAACGAAATGCTAGAAATATTCAAACCCATTAACATGCAACTCTATCATTCCTGTTCCTAGCGAACAAACCGGTCAAAATGCGATAAAAAGAAGGCTATCCAGGTTTTTACATAGCCGCACAGACTTACATCTTTATCTGGTACGATTTATCGAAGCTTTACCTGCGTCTGGTATGCTTTGTGTGCTGTGGAAAGTGGAATAATCTAAAAACATGCCCCCTTACCCAAAGGCTTAGCAAGGATATCATGACATTGTTCCGCTGTGGTAGTAGTTACAATGTTGCTATGTTTGCAACCTCTGTGTCCGCACCCCGATTCACCTTCACGAGctgtgggtatgtgtgtgttgatcgCCTCTTCGCACGAgtgattaaaatcaccaccGAAGGTCCGCTGAAACCTTTCGAGAATTGGGGAATGAACAACAGTGAGATCGAATCAATGAAAatggtataaaaaaaacacagcagaAAGGGTAGGGATTCCCGTACTTTCACCACCGCAATCCGgatttgtttgattgatttacGATTAATCTGAAGTTTGAAACATTCCTTCGCGTGTACGCTTTGGTACGGTGGTTGGcagcaaaaaaggggttttgtgatttaaaatttatagTCTTGCTTCGATGGGAATTGAATTGTTTCGCGATGAAGGTGCAGGGCGAGCGCTCGGGAGCATGGCCTGAGGTTAAGTGAAATTTGATCGGGAATTGAATGGTGGTTGGGAACAATTATTTAGCAGTAAAGAGTTTGATTGAACGGGATCTGTAAGTAAAAGAATGAGGCTTGTATCGGTGAATTAAGTTTCAATGAATTACGGTTTAATGGAATAGTACATGGACAATAACAATATTCCATCCTGTTTTGTatagtttttgtatttttcaataataaaaaacccaCCCATTTACACGACTGTTATTAGCAAAGCTTTAAACTTTCACTTACTT encodes:
- the LOC121594268 gene encoding uncharacterized protein LOC121594268, which codes for MPAPLKPAPTAAPSTEINKLIDDVFVTSGAAINCGALRRLLQQLTALIQPGAGGGPCRCCCSASRVTIDGRSLKKSTSKTGKLSARSSTSKTKAGAKGGKDADKEHEIILQKLQAVQTMLKVMQQKIAKIETRLPKSQSNVSLGKGGGRRGQNSKASSLRIGGGRGGMGGSAVARKHCCVSGRPPSVVVVGPSNLKASTRFC